A single window of Nocardioides kongjuensis DNA harbors:
- a CDS encoding MlaE family ABC transporter permease, with product MTAAPTAPVPSAGAPGKRRAGPDGMDERSRRVAREAVRSTFVFTTLGTFGDFYGFVGKVFAEMFTRRFHFREFVSQAWFITTVSFGPALLVSIPFCVVIIFQVNQLLIQIGAVDLAGAGAAVAVVREIGPIVSVLVVAGAGATAICADLGSRKIREEIDAMVTLGIDPIERLVVPRVVASTLVGVALNGMVTVVGLVGGYFFSVVLQGATPGLYLSDLTLLVGLPDFLASEAKAAVFGLLAGLTACYLGLNAKGGPKGVGEAVNQTVVFAFMLLFAANSVISALFLQIKLGA from the coding sequence ATGACCGCGGCCCCCACCGCCCCGGTCCCGTCGGCCGGTGCGCCCGGCAAGCGCCGGGCCGGCCCGGACGGGATGGACGAACGGTCCCGCCGGGTCGCCCGCGAGGCGGTGCGCTCGACGTTCGTGTTCACGACGCTCGGCACCTTCGGCGACTTCTACGGCTTCGTCGGCAAGGTGTTCGCGGAGATGTTCACGCGGCGCTTCCACTTCCGCGAGTTCGTCTCGCAGGCCTGGTTCATCACGACGGTCTCGTTCGGGCCGGCCCTGCTGGTCTCGATCCCGTTCTGCGTCGTGATCATCTTCCAGGTCAACCAGCTGCTCATCCAGATCGGTGCGGTCGACCTCGCCGGCGCGGGCGCGGCGGTCGCGGTGGTCCGCGAGATCGGCCCGATCGTGTCGGTGCTCGTCGTCGCGGGCGCCGGCGCCACGGCGATCTGCGCGGACCTCGGCTCGCGCAAGATCCGTGAGGAGATCGACGCGATGGTCACCCTCGGCATCGACCCGATCGAGCGGCTCGTCGTGCCCCGGGTGGTGGCCTCGACCCTCGTCGGCGTCGCGCTCAACGGCATGGTGACCGTGGTCGGCCTGGTCGGCGGCTACTTCTTCTCCGTCGTGCTCCAGGGCGCGACACCGGGCCTGTACCTCTCCGACCTCACCCTGCTCGTCGGGCTGCCGGACTTCCTCGCCTCCGAGGCCAAGGCCGCGGTGTTCGGCCTGCTGGCCGGGCTGACCGCCTGCTACCTCGGCCTCAACGCCAAGGGCGGCCCCAAGGGCGTCGGCGAAGCGGTGAACCAGACCGTGGTCTTCGCGTTCATGCTGCTGTTCGCCGCCAACAGCGTGATCAGTGCCCTGTTCCTCCAGATCAAGCTCGGAGCGTGA
- a CDS encoding MCE family protein: MNRLVNKKILVALVVAAVLVGGLAWTRDTGSTTVRAYFSSAEGLNVSDDVKVLGVKVGTITAIENEPDGVLVTLEVDSGQPIPADAHAAIVSPSLVSGRFVQLEPVYDGGPRLTDGATIALDRTAVPVTFDDVKQQLTDLATTLGPDAGKKDGPLAVAIKAIDQSLAEGSSDQLRTSIAELRGAATALSDGRSDLFSTIEHLDTFTRNLALNDAAVRGFTTELDDVSTVLADNRTNLTGALTDLGQVLAVTEKYFRKHRRQIRTTTADVNLLAAALADRSNELAGVLHVAPHAIVDLSNTIQDQAITGRATLSALDNVPQLLCGAVLGVGGTAEQCSTVLQPLIDLLGIGSIGGTR; this comes from the coding sequence GTGAACCGCCTCGTGAACAAGAAGATCCTGGTCGCGCTCGTGGTCGCCGCCGTGCTGGTCGGCGGGCTCGCGTGGACCCGCGACACCGGCAGCACCACGGTGCGCGCGTACTTCTCCAGCGCCGAGGGGCTCAACGTCAGCGACGACGTGAAGGTGCTCGGCGTGAAGGTCGGCACGATCACCGCGATCGAGAACGAGCCCGACGGCGTGCTCGTCACGCTGGAGGTCGACTCCGGCCAGCCGATCCCCGCCGACGCGCACGCCGCGATCGTCTCCCCCAGCCTGGTCAGTGGGCGGTTCGTCCAGCTGGAGCCGGTGTACGACGGCGGCCCGCGCCTGACGGACGGCGCCACCATCGCGCTGGACAGGACGGCGGTGCCGGTCACCTTCGACGACGTGAAGCAGCAGCTGACCGACCTCGCGACCACCCTGGGGCCCGACGCCGGGAAGAAGGACGGCCCGCTGGCGGTGGCGATCAAGGCGATCGACCAGAGCCTGGCCGAGGGCAGCTCCGACCAGCTGCGGACCTCGATCGCCGAGCTCCGGGGCGCCGCGACCGCCCTGTCCGACGGCCGTTCCGACCTGTTCTCGACCATCGAGCACCTCGACACCTTCACCCGCAACCTCGCCCTCAACGACGCCGCGGTGCGGGGCTTCACGACCGAGCTCGACGACGTCAGCACCGTGCTCGCGGACAACCGCACCAACCTGACCGGCGCGCTCACCGACCTCGGTCAGGTGCTCGCGGTGACCGAGAAGTACTTCCGGAAGCACCGCAGGCAGATCCGTACGACGACCGCCGACGTCAACCTGCTCGCCGCGGCCCTCGCCGACCGGTCCAACGAGCTCGCCGGCGTGCTGCACGTCGCGCCGCACGCGATCGTCGACCTCAGCAACACCATCCAGGACCAGGCGATCACCGGCCGGGCCACGCTGTCGGCGCTCGACAACGTCCCGCAGCTGCTCTGCGGCGCGGTGCTCGGCGTCGGCGGCACGGCCGAGCAGTGCTCGACGGTGCTGCAGCCGCTCATCGACCTGCTCGGGATCGGCTCGATCGGAGGCACCCGGTGA
- a CDS encoding MCE family protein produces the protein MSSTSSGRLSPEKRRQRADLVKFTAFLSLAAVFTVWVAAVTGEYRPGDRDDYKAVFDDVSGLAVGDEVRVAGVDVGKVTGIDVRKDNTVLVTFDVRDDQQLTTGTHATIQYRNLIGDRVVQLTRGEGDTGEVLAAGGTLPASQTASALDLDTLLNGFKPLFAGLSPTQVNELSGQLVQVLQGQQAAVATLVQHVASFTTTIGGREELIGQVIGNLNSVLGTVDDRKATVGLLLDRLDELLTGLDQQDTQVLDAAARIDRFATTTTDLVTKARGDLRTDLSGLAVSARGINTNAGTLETVLQNLPAHYRAVQNTASYGNFFNFFLCGVRIQTGLAGANVTTPWIYSDAPRCKR, from the coding sequence ATGAGCTCCACCTCCTCCGGCCGGCTGAGTCCCGAGAAGCGGCGCCAGCGCGCCGACCTCGTCAAGTTCACCGCCTTCCTCTCCCTGGCCGCCGTGTTCACCGTGTGGGTCGCGGCCGTCACCGGCGAGTACCGGCCGGGCGACCGCGACGACTACAAGGCCGTCTTCGACGACGTGTCCGGCCTCGCGGTCGGCGACGAGGTCCGCGTCGCCGGCGTCGACGTCGGCAAGGTGACCGGCATCGACGTACGCAAGGACAACACCGTGCTGGTCACCTTCGACGTCCGCGATGACCAGCAGCTCACCACCGGCACGCACGCGACGATCCAGTACCGCAACCTGATCGGCGACCGCGTGGTCCAGCTGACCCGCGGTGAAGGGGACACCGGCGAGGTCCTCGCCGCAGGCGGCACCCTGCCGGCGAGCCAGACCGCCTCGGCGCTCGACCTCGACACCCTGCTCAACGGCTTCAAGCCGCTGTTCGCCGGGCTCAGCCCGACCCAGGTCAACGAGCTGTCCGGCCAGCTGGTGCAGGTGCTCCAGGGCCAGCAGGCCGCCGTCGCCACGCTGGTGCAGCACGTCGCGTCGTTCACCACGACGATCGGCGGACGCGAGGAGCTGATCGGGCAGGTGATCGGCAACCTCAACAGCGTCCTCGGGACCGTGGACGACCGCAAGGCGACCGTCGGCCTGCTCCTCGACCGGCTCGACGAGCTGTTGACCGGGCTCGACCAGCAGGACACCCAGGTCCTCGACGCCGCTGCCCGGATCGACCGTTTCGCGACCACGACGACCGACCTCGTGACGAAGGCACGCGGTGACCTGCGCACCGACCTGTCGGGGTTGGCCGTCTCGGCCCGCGGCATCAACACGAACGCGGGGACGCTGGAGACCGTGCTGCAGAACCTGCCGGCGCACTACCGGGCGGTGCAGAACACCGCGTCGTACGGCAACTTCTTCAACTTCTTCCTCTGCGGCGTGCGGATCCAGACCGGCCTCGCCGGCGCGAACGTCACGACGCCGTGGATCTACTCCGACGCCCCGAGGTGCAAGCGATGA
- a CDS encoding GMC family oxidoreductase: MRADFEYDVVVVGSGFGGSVTALRLAEKGYRVLVLEAGRRFEDEEFAKTSWDVRKFLFAPRLGCFGIQRIRLLRDVVVLAGAGVGGGSLVYANTLYQPKSDAFYNDPQWAHITDWKAELAPYYDQASRMLGVVENPTVTPSDVVMKEVADEMGVGDTYRATPVGVCFGTRGEAIPDPYFGGAGPERRGCLECGECMTGCRHNAKNTLLKNYLHLAEKIGAEVRERTTVDAIRPRQHGGYDVVTHVSGRSARRTTTITAAQVVLAAGTWGTQELLHGMRRSGDLPELSDRLGELTRTNSEALCASSTKLRNKGDHDFHHGVAITSSIHPDEVTHVEPVRYGKGSGLMGLLLTLMTDGGGRTPRWLRWVGQALRHPLLLLSVYAGLGSWPERTIIALVMQTSDNSITVFPKKRRLRREGKVRLTSRQGHGEPNPTWIPAGNEVVRRISDKIDGGSYSTAGEIFNIPMTAHFLGGCPIGDSPRTGVIDPYHRVYGHPGLHVVDGAAISANLGVNPSLTITAQAERAMAVWPNRGEADRRPDLGAGYQRLSPIAPVRAAVPPTAPAALRLPLYVVKDPVDAEATA, encoded by the coding sequence ATGCGCGCTGACTTCGAGTACGACGTCGTCGTGGTCGGCTCCGGCTTCGGCGGGTCGGTCACCGCCCTCCGCCTCGCCGAGAAGGGCTACCGGGTCCTCGTGCTCGAGGCCGGGCGCCGGTTCGAGGACGAGGAGTTCGCGAAGACCTCCTGGGACGTGCGCAAGTTCCTCTTCGCGCCGCGCCTGGGCTGCTTCGGCATCCAGCGGATCCGGCTGCTGCGCGACGTGGTCGTGCTCGCCGGGGCGGGCGTCGGCGGCGGCTCGCTCGTCTACGCCAACACCCTCTACCAGCCGAAGTCGGACGCCTTCTACAACGACCCGCAGTGGGCGCACATCACCGACTGGAAGGCCGAGCTGGCGCCGTACTACGACCAGGCGAGCCGGATGCTGGGCGTCGTCGAGAACCCGACCGTCACCCCCAGCGACGTGGTGATGAAGGAGGTCGCCGACGAGATGGGTGTCGGCGACACCTACCGGGCCACGCCGGTCGGCGTCTGCTTCGGTACGCGGGGCGAGGCGATCCCGGACCCCTACTTCGGCGGTGCCGGGCCCGAGCGGCGCGGCTGCCTGGAGTGCGGCGAGTGCATGACCGGCTGCCGCCACAACGCCAAGAACACGCTGCTCAAGAACTACCTCCACCTCGCCGAGAAGATCGGCGCCGAGGTCCGGGAGCGCACCACTGTGGACGCGATCAGGCCCCGCCAGCACGGCGGTTACGACGTCGTCACGCACGTCTCGGGCCGCTCCGCGCGTCGTACGACCACGATCACCGCCGCCCAGGTCGTGCTGGCCGCCGGCACCTGGGGCACCCAGGAGCTGCTGCACGGCATGCGCCGCTCCGGCGACCTGCCGGAGCTGTCGGACCGGCTCGGCGAGCTGACCCGCACCAACTCCGAGGCGCTGTGCGCGTCGAGCACCAAGCTGCGCAACAAGGGTGACCACGACTTCCACCACGGCGTCGCGATCACCTCCTCGATCCACCCCGACGAGGTCACCCACGTCGAGCCCGTCCGCTACGGCAAGGGCTCGGGCCTGATGGGCCTGCTGCTCACCTTGATGACCGACGGGGGCGGCCGGACCCCGCGCTGGCTGCGCTGGGTCGGCCAGGCGCTGCGCCACCCGCTGCTGCTCCTGTCGGTGTACGCCGGCCTCGGCAGCTGGCCCGAGCGCACGATCATCGCGCTGGTCATGCAGACCAGCGACAACTCGATCACGGTGTTCCCGAAGAAGCGCCGGCTGCGTCGGGAGGGCAAGGTGCGGCTCACCTCGCGGCAGGGACACGGCGAGCCGAACCCGACCTGGATCCCCGCCGGCAACGAGGTGGTGCGCCGGATCAGCGACAAGATCGACGGCGGCTCGTACAGCACCGCCGGCGAGATCTTCAACATCCCCATGACCGCGCACTTCCTCGGCGGCTGCCCGATCGGCGACTCCCCGCGGACCGGCGTGATCGACCCCTACCACCGGGTCTACGGGCACCCCGGGCTGCACGTCGTCGACGGCGCCGCGATCTCCGCGAACCTCGGCGTCAACCCCAGCCTCACCATCACCGCGCAGGCCGAGCGCGCGATGGCGGTGTGGCCCAACCGGGGCGAGGCCGACCGTCGCCCCGACCTCGGAGCCGGCTACCAGCGGCTCTCCCCGATCGCGCCGGTGCGGGCGGCTGTGCCCCCGACCGCACCGGCTGCGCTGCGCCTCCCGCTGTACGTCGTCAAGGACCCGGTCGACGCGGAGGCCACCGCATGA
- a CDS encoding MlaE family ABC transporter permease, producing MSTTAPGFIARHVGRPMSSLRRLGDQLSFHGNAYAHMPRALKHYPKEVVRLLAEVSLGSGALALIGGTVLVIGFLTAAAGIEVGLQAYTSFDNIGVSTLSGFFSAYFNTREVAPIIAGIALTATVGAGFTAQIGAMRVSEEIDALEVMAVPPVPYLVTTRIIAGLIAVVPLFAIALMMCWLATYVVVTVGYDQAPGTYQHYFDTFLIPSDLFLAIVKVALMALVIVSICCYHGFRASGGPAGVGKAVGKAVRSALISTMFIDLIFAIAIWGGPSVHIAG from the coding sequence ATGAGCACGACCGCCCCGGGCTTCATCGCCCGCCACGTCGGCAGGCCGATGTCCTCGCTGCGCCGACTGGGCGACCAGCTGAGCTTCCACGGCAACGCCTACGCGCACATGCCGCGCGCGCTCAAGCACTACCCGAAGGAGGTCGTCCGGCTGCTGGCCGAGGTCTCCCTCGGCTCGGGCGCGCTCGCCCTGATCGGGGGCACCGTGCTGGTGATCGGCTTCCTCACCGCCGCGGCCGGCATCGAGGTGGGGCTGCAGGCGTACACGTCCTTCGACAACATCGGCGTCTCGACCCTGTCCGGCTTCTTCTCGGCGTACTTCAACACCCGCGAGGTCGCCCCGATCATCGCCGGCATCGCGCTGACCGCGACCGTCGGAGCCGGGTTCACCGCGCAGATCGGGGCGATGCGGGTCTCCGAGGAGATCGACGCGCTCGAGGTGATGGCGGTCCCGCCGGTGCCGTACCTGGTGACCACCCGGATCATCGCCGGCCTGATCGCCGTCGTCCCGCTGTTCGCGATCGCGCTGATGATGTGCTGGCTGGCGACCTACGTCGTCGTGACCGTCGGCTACGACCAGGCGCCGGGCACCTACCAGCACTACTTCGACACCTTCTTGATCCCGAGCGACCTGTTCCTCGCGATCGTGAAGGTCGCGCTGATGGCGCTCGTGATCGTCTCGATCTGCTGCTACCACGGTTTCCGTGCCTCCGGCGGTCCCGCGGGCGTGGGCAAGGCGGTCGGCAAGGCCGTGCGCTCCGCGCTCATCTCGACCATGTTCATCGACCTGATCTTCGCGATCGCCATCTGGGGCGGTCCGTCGGTCCACATCGCGGGGTGA
- a CDS encoding MCE family protein translates to MSTREKHPHHVDRQVVYGFVFIALVAALVAGTIAKYRGAFEDNVVVTVQADRAGLTLAPGAPIKLRGVEIGRVGHIDNDPTADGGAGGKVSIELEIDADKVDRVPADVTAQIVPPTAFGAKYVQLTPPADDPGSSGGTIEAGAVIPADRVTVEVDEAFENLTKVLDVARPAEVNSALTAVAGAVEERGQLIGNLITQTDTYLRSLNPSLRTLSADLRVADDVADAYDIARPDLVGMLTHTGEVSQTLVRQQASLRALERSMTGFSDQTDVLLRSSRHGLVASLGLLQPVTDVLERYSPELPCLVLGLASANGLAEAAVGGTHPGVTTITRIVPGRDPYTYQENLPELGADNGPACYGLPYVDAQEGRAVPPSFRTGANPYVGPQPTPSEAVADTLLGVLEGVRNLP, encoded by the coding sequence ATGAGCACGCGCGAGAAGCACCCCCATCACGTCGACCGGCAGGTCGTCTACGGCTTCGTGTTCATCGCCCTCGTCGCGGCCCTGGTCGCCGGCACGATCGCGAAGTACCGCGGCGCCTTCGAGGACAACGTCGTGGTCACCGTCCAGGCCGACCGGGCCGGACTCACCCTCGCCCCGGGAGCGCCGATCAAGCTGCGCGGCGTCGAGATCGGCCGGGTCGGCCACATCGACAACGACCCCACGGCCGACGGCGGTGCCGGTGGGAAGGTGAGCATCGAGCTCGAGATCGACGCCGACAAGGTCGACCGGGTGCCCGCCGACGTGACCGCGCAGATCGTGCCGCCGACCGCGTTCGGTGCGAAGTACGTCCAGCTGACGCCGCCCGCCGATGACCCCGGCAGCAGTGGCGGGACGATCGAGGCGGGTGCCGTGATCCCGGCGGACCGGGTCACCGTCGAGGTCGACGAGGCCTTCGAGAACCTCACCAAGGTGCTCGACGTCGCCCGTCCGGCCGAGGTGAACTCGGCGCTGACCGCGGTGGCCGGCGCGGTCGAGGAGCGTGGCCAGCTGATCGGCAACCTGATCACCCAGACCGACACCTACCTGCGCTCGCTCAACCCGTCGCTGCGCACGCTGTCCGCCGACCTGCGGGTCGCCGACGACGTCGCCGACGCCTACGACATCGCGCGGCCCGACCTGGTCGGCATGCTCACCCACACCGGCGAGGTCTCGCAGACCCTGGTGCGGCAGCAGGCCTCGCTGCGTGCCCTCGAGCGCAGCATGACCGGGTTCAGTGACCAGACCGACGTGCTGCTGCGCAGCTCGCGGCACGGCCTGGTCGCCTCCCTCGGCCTGCTGCAGCCGGTGACCGACGTCCTCGAGCGCTACTCGCCCGAGCTGCCGTGCCTCGTGCTCGGCCTCGCCTCGGCCAACGGGCTCGCCGAGGCCGCCGTCGGCGGCACGCACCCGGGCGTCACCACGATCACCCGGATCGTCCCGGGCCGCGATCCCTACACCTACCAGGAGAACCTGCCCGAGCTCGGCGCCGACAACGGCCCGGCCTGCTACGGCCTCCCGTACGTCGATGCGCAGGAGGGCAGGGCCGTGCCGCCGTCGTTCCGCACCGGCGCCAACCCGTACGTCGGCCCGCAGCCCACGCCCAGCGAGGCGGTCGCAGACACGCTGCTGGGTGTTCTCGAGGGAGTGAGGAACCTGCCATGA
- a CDS encoding MCE family protein, translating into MLLTPLIKRQLRIFTVLAVVALGLAFFQYARVPAMLGIGVYDVSVDFGDASGLYPKAAVTYRGVEVGQVSRLEVTDRGAIATLRLDDDARIPAGASAELHSTSAVGEQYVDLVDPRTPTSGEPSGGKADAGSGDVLADGARIPRDRAVEMPQITPVLDSVNRLLESVPKAETKRVLDEVDAGLGGAGPDLNELVDATGDVLSEAQARIDATTSLIAAVQPVLETQRDLGSRTRSYAASLDQLTAALAAGDSAAVRTLLRNAPGGLDAATRTVTDLQPVLPMMLANLTTNAQVLHTYLPQVHQTLVVYPSLVARLQSAINPRAKYGDVQLDLRAALNNPPTCQSGYLSPKQRRNPRATEVRDVDTLAHCEIAPDDPTAIRGARNLPCPEGDGRGNTPAACGEHFGGGVWPDSSGTVAYDLAVGRGDGTATAPAPASAGAPENGGDELWKILVLAPLGVR; encoded by the coding sequence ATGCTGCTCACCCCGCTGATCAAGCGCCAGCTGCGCATCTTCACCGTGCTCGCGGTGGTCGCGCTCGGTCTCGCCTTCTTCCAGTACGCCCGGGTGCCGGCCATGCTCGGCATCGGCGTCTACGACGTGTCCGTCGACTTCGGCGACGCGAGCGGGCTCTACCCGAAGGCCGCGGTCACCTACCGCGGCGTCGAGGTCGGCCAGGTCTCGAGGCTCGAGGTCACCGACAGGGGCGCCATCGCCACCCTGCGCCTCGACGACGACGCGCGGATCCCGGCCGGCGCCTCCGCCGAGCTGCACAGCACCTCCGCCGTCGGCGAGCAGTACGTCGACCTGGTCGACCCGCGCACCCCGACGTCCGGGGAGCCTTCTGGGGGGAAGGCCGACGCGGGTTCCGGGGACGTGCTCGCCGACGGCGCGAGGATCCCGCGGGACCGCGCGGTCGAGATGCCCCAGATCACGCCGGTGCTCGACTCCGTCAACCGGCTGCTGGAGTCGGTGCCGAAGGCGGAGACCAAGCGGGTCCTCGACGAGGTCGACGCCGGCCTCGGTGGCGCCGGGCCCGACCTCAACGAGCTGGTCGACGCCACCGGCGACGTGCTGAGCGAGGCGCAGGCCCGGATCGACGCCACCACCTCGCTGATCGCCGCGGTGCAGCCGGTGCTGGAGACCCAGCGCGACCTCGGCTCGCGGACGCGGTCGTACGCCGCCTCCCTGGACCAGCTCACCGCAGCCCTCGCCGCGGGCGACTCGGCCGCCGTACGCACGTTGCTGCGGAACGCCCCCGGTGGACTGGACGCCGCCACCCGCACCGTCACCGACCTGCAGCCCGTGCTGCCGATGATGCTGGCCAACCTGACGACCAACGCGCAGGTGCTCCACACCTACCTGCCGCAGGTGCACCAGACCCTGGTCGTCTACCCGTCGCTCGTCGCGCGACTGCAGTCGGCGATCAACCCCCGGGCGAAGTACGGCGACGTGCAGCTCGACCTGCGTGCCGCGCTCAACAACCCGCCGACCTGCCAGAGCGGGTACCTGTCGCCGAAGCAGCGGCGCAACCCGCGGGCGACCGAGGTCCGCGACGTCGACACCCTGGCGCACTGCGAGATCGCGCCCGACGACCCGACGGCGATCCGCGGTGCCCGCAACCTCCCGTGCCCGGAGGGCGACGGTCGTGGCAACACCCCGGCTGCCTGTGGTGAGCACTTCGGTGGCGGTGTGTGGCCGGACTCGAGCGGCACCGTCGCCTACGACCTCGCCGTCGGTCGCGGAGACGGGACCGCGACCGCACCCGCGCCGGCCTCCGCCGGTGCGCCCGAGAACGGAGGAGACGAGCTGTGGAAGATCTTGGTGCTGGCACCCCTGGGGGTCCGGTGA
- a CDS encoding MCE family protein — MSRVTSPDRLAARGLLGTVVLVLAVLAALNVNKLPLIGNGDVVHVEFAEAGGLKGGDAVMVSGARVGKVREVRLDRKHVVADVVLTDPDIVLGDRTEARIITMTLLGRAAVELVPRGTGEIGAGESIPLARTSSPYNLTSTLNELTETTADIDKAQLAAALDQASRTLSSASPDLRPALDGITALSRAVSSNDDELRSLLAHADSVTGVLASRDQQIASLLTNGRSLLSELDARQDVVVSLLRSARALAAQLRLLLKDTDDVLGPALDELDGVVDVLNANKKDLQASIVGLRGYATAFGEAISSGPWFDAYIQNLTSPGTLAPVLSGIVP; from the coding sequence ATGAGCCGCGTCACCAGCCCCGACCGGCTCGCCGCCCGCGGCCTGCTCGGCACCGTCGTCCTCGTCCTCGCCGTGCTCGCCGCGCTCAACGTCAACAAGCTCCCGCTGATCGGCAACGGCGACGTCGTGCACGTGGAGTTCGCCGAGGCCGGCGGGCTCAAGGGCGGTGATGCCGTCATGGTCTCGGGCGCCCGGGTCGGCAAGGTCCGCGAGGTCCGGCTGGACCGGAAGCACGTCGTCGCCGACGTGGTCCTCACCGATCCCGACATCGTGCTCGGCGACCGGACCGAGGCCCGGATCATCACGATGACCCTGCTCGGCCGGGCCGCCGTCGAGCTGGTGCCCCGCGGCACCGGCGAGATCGGGGCGGGCGAGTCGATCCCGCTGGCGCGGACCTCCTCGCCGTACAACCTGACGAGCACGCTCAACGAGCTCACCGAGACCACCGCCGACATCGACAAGGCGCAGCTCGCGGCCGCGCTGGACCAGGCCTCGAGGACGCTGTCTTCGGCCAGCCCCGACCTGCGGCCCGCACTCGACGGGATCACCGCCCTGTCGCGAGCGGTGTCGTCGAACGACGACGAGCTGCGCTCGCTGCTCGCCCACGCCGACAGCGTGACCGGGGTGCTCGCGAGCCGGGACCAGCAGATCGCCTCGTTGCTGACCAACGGGCGTTCGTTGCTCAGCGAGCTCGACGCCCGCCAGGACGTCGTCGTCAGCCTGCTCAGGAGTGCCCGTGCCCTGGCGGCCCAGCTGCGGCTGCTGCTGAAGGACACCGACGACGTGCTCGGCCCGGCGCTCGACGAGCTCGACGGGGTCGTCGACGTGCTCAACGCGAACAAGAAGGACCTGCAGGCCAGCATCGTCGGCCTGCGCGGCTACGCCACCGCCTTCGGCGAGGCGATCTCGAGCGGGCCGTGGTTCGACGCCTACATCCAGAACCTCACGTCGCCCGGAACCCTTGCTCCCGTCCTGTCAGGAATCGTGCCGTGA
- a CDS encoding MCE family protein, with amino-acid sequence MTRLSRALVPAALVAGLLFTGCDIQPNDNTLPGQVAVRDDGYTVEVHFDQIENLVPNSTVQKDNVVIGTVGEIRAEGWEAVVDLHLLDDVRLPADAVFSIGQKTLLGAQYVEVSVPAGSTGTRPTDARLADGAVVPVAQTGTYPATEQVLGAVALLLNNGGLSQISTITGELSTALRDRVPDTRGLVRHTDELLAVLDANRSEIVRALESLDSLSAGLRKDQEQIATAIDRITPGLKVLDQERNRLVKAVTRTSRTGARANEVIHASETALLANLDALGPILTNLGQASESLPESLKIALTIPFPVMTTRNALRGDYANLFATLDLRDQSLLGSWLGLIGVPRTTPADAAAPETPAVPEAPVPASGTPAPSEQATPGDTPAPVAPTEPVPACGLLKKILGGC; translated from the coding sequence GTGACCCGCTTGTCCCGCGCCCTCGTCCCCGCTGCGCTGGTGGCCGGACTGCTGTTCACCGGCTGCGACATCCAGCCCAACGACAACACGCTGCCCGGCCAGGTCGCAGTGCGCGACGACGGCTACACCGTCGAGGTGCACTTCGACCAGATCGAGAACCTGGTCCCGAACTCGACGGTCCAGAAGGACAACGTCGTGATCGGCACCGTCGGCGAGATCCGTGCCGAGGGCTGGGAGGCCGTCGTCGACCTCCACCTGCTCGACGACGTGCGGCTGCCCGCCGACGCCGTGTTCTCGATCGGGCAGAAGACCCTCCTCGGCGCCCAGTACGTCGAGGTGTCGGTTCCCGCCGGATCCACCGGAACCCGGCCGACGGACGCCCGCCTGGCCGACGGTGCCGTGGTCCCGGTCGCCCAGACCGGCACCTACCCCGCCACCGAGCAGGTCCTCGGCGCCGTCGCGCTGCTGCTCAACAACGGCGGTCTCTCCCAGATCAGCACCATCACCGGCGAGCTCTCGACCGCGCTGCGCGACCGGGTGCCCGACACGCGTGGCCTGGTCCGGCACACCGACGAGCTGCTCGCCGTCCTCGACGCCAACAGGTCCGAGATCGTGCGCGCCCTGGAGTCGCTCGACAGCCTCAGCGCCGGCCTGCGCAAGGACCAGGAGCAGATCGCCACCGCGATCGACCGGATCACGCCCGGCCTGAAGGTGCTCGACCAGGAGCGCAACCGACTGGTCAAGGCGGTCACGAGGACCAGCCGCACCGGCGCCCGCGCGAACGAGGTCATCCACGCCAGCGAGACCGCGCTGCTCGCCAACCTCGACGCCCTCGGGCCGATCCTCACCAACCTCGGCCAGGCCAGCGAGTCGCTGCCCGAGTCCCTCAAGATCGCCCTCACCATCCCGTTCCCGGTGATGACCACGCGCAACGCACTGCGCGGCGACTACGCCAACCTGTTCGCCACGCTCGACCTGCGCGACCAGAGCCTGCTGGGCAGCTGGCTCGGGCTGATCGGCGTACCGAGGACGACGCCCGCCGATGCCGCCGCCCCCGAGACCCCGGCGGTCCCGGAGGCGCCGGTGCCTGCGTCGGGCACTCCCGCGCCGAGCGAGCAGGCGACGCCCGGCGACACGCCGGCGCCGGTTGCGCCGACCGAGCCCGTGCCCGCCTGCGGGCTGCTCAAGAAGATCCTCGGAGGCTGCTAG